The Mannheimia granulomatis sequence CTTCTTTTAGTTAATGAATCAAAAGACCTCATCATACAATCCGCACGCTCTCAAGGGTTTGATGAAAAACAAGAAGTTAACATTAATAATGAAACTAACTGGGAAGCTCTTTTTGAATCAGCCCAATCTATCGGGCTATTTTTTACACGTCAAATCATCGTATTTAATTTCCCGGAATCTCCTACTTCCACACAATTTAAACAACTTGCGGAGTTCTGTGCTTTAAGCCATAGTGATCTAATTTTGATCATTCATTTGCCTAAATTTTCCAAAACAATGGAAAAACAAGCTTGGTTTAACCAAATTGAGCCACAGTTAATACAGATAAACTGCCAAACACCAGAAATAGGGAAATTACCTCAATGGCTCTCTAACCGCTCAAAAGCAATGAATTTAAGCCTCGAAAATGAAGCGAATCAACTCCTTTGCTACAGCTACGAGGGGAACTTACTAGCCTTAAAGCAAGCATTGCAACTACTTCAATTACGCTTTCCAGATGGGAAAATTAACCTCAACCGCGCTCAAGAAATTGTTGAACACTCAGCACAATTCACCCCATTTCAATGGATAGATGCTTTATTTGAAGGAAAAATCGGAAGAGCTCAACGCATCTTGCAACATCTACAAAATGAAGATGTGCAAGCAGTAGTTTTATTAAGAATTGTGCAAAAAGAGCTAATGATTTTACTTGAAATCACACGCTCTCCAGCACCAATAAACGCAAGCAATCAGCCGTTATTTAGTGGTAATTTACGCCAAGAATTTGACCGCTTGAAAATTTGGCAAAACCGCCGCCCTTTCTACACTCAAGTTGTCCAACGCTTAAGCTATAAAAAACTTTATGCTCTTATCCAACAATTAGCTGAACTTGAGCGTAAAGTAAAACAAGAATTTAGTGATGAAATTTGGCAAGAATTAGCCCGTTTTTCTGCTAACTTCGCTTAGCCTAATAACGTTCTAATTCCTCACTAAATACCTCATCTTCAACACTGGCAATAGTGTGTTTTTCCGCTGCCCAATCGCCCAAATCAATGAGTTGGCAACGCTCACTACAAAACGGGCGGTATTTACTCTCTCTATTCCACACAACTGCTTTTTCACAAGTTGGGCAATTTACTATTGTTTCTGACATTGTGGTTCCTTATTTTTAGCGAATTCTAAATATTGCTGATGCAATGCTTCCACCTGTTGCTGAATTTTTACTAAGCCTTGTTCAAGTGGTTCATTATTTTCAATAATATCATCAGCATAGCTTAATCGTTCTTCGCGACTAACTTGGGCTGCGATAATTTTTTGAATGGTCTCTATTTTGTTTTGATCTCGCTTAGCTGCTCGTTCTAACTGAATTTCAGGCAGAACATCGACTACTAAAATGCGGTCGCAAAATTCGGTGAGCTTGTTTTCAATTAAAAGTGGAACCACCCAAATCACATAACAAGCGGTTGATTCTGCCAATTTTTTTACCATTTCTTCACGAATGGCCGGGTGGAGTAAATTATTCAACCACGTTTTTTCTGCTTCATTATTAAACACAATTTGGCGAAGTGCAGTGCGGTTTAGCTCTTTTTCAGTGGTTAAAATCTGTTGACCAAAATGCTCTGCAATTTTTGCCAATAAAGGTGAGCCTTTTTCCACTACTTGACGAGCGATAATATCCGCATCAATAATTTCCACACCTAGCTCGGCAAAGAGATTAGAAACTGTGGTTTTACCGCTGCCGATTCCGCCGGTTAGCCCTACAACATAGCTCATAAGATTCCTTAAATTCTGAAAATACGGCTGTTACCTGTCGGCATTTGCACCGCAAGACTTAGCTTGCCACCCATCGCTTCCACATAACGCTTTAAGGTAGAGAGTTTAATATCATTACCTCTCTGTTCCATCTGAACAACTGCCGGCTGTGAAACACCCAATGCCTTCGCCAGCTCTTTTTGAGAAATTTCCAGATCTTCACGCAGCATAGAAAGCCCAGCTTCTAAAATCAGTTCTTCCGCCATTCGATGTATTTCATCTTGCTGATCCTGTGGTAGCTCAGCAATTACTTCATCTAATGTTCTTAGTTTATTAGCCATTTATTCCTCCAAACTAGCTAAATAATTTTTAAATTCCTTATCCGCTAATTTAAGCATTTTTTCATAAAATAATTTGTCATTACTTTTATCCCCAGCACAGAGTACTATTGCTTTTCTGAGTGGATCAAAAGCAAAGAAAGCTCTTATAACTTTTCCCTGATACTGTACACGCAATTCCTTCATATTTTTATAATTAGATCCTTTTATATGATCTGCGTAAGGTCTAGCAAGATACGGGCCAAAAAGCCTCAATCTCTCCAAAGCCGACAATATACAATTTTTCGTACCTTTGTCTTGCTCACATAACCAAAAATAGAAGCAATCGGTAACTAATAACTCCCATTTGAAAGTAGGATCGTCTAAGTTAAGCTCTTTCATAAATTATAACACCCTCAATTTTATAAGCCATAAATTATATTTTCAAGTTAAATATACAATCACCGTTGCAACACTGATAAAGGGAATAAAAGGCAGTTTTTCAAGTTTTTTCTTATGCCATCGCCAATAAAGCCCATAAGTAAAAATTCCAAACAGGCTTGCAATTAACATCAGCAACAGCATTTTTTCCGACTCAAACAGGGGAGATAACGCACATAACAGTAGCATATCACCTGAACCGAAAGTTTCTTTTTTAAACATAATTTGTGAAAAAATGGTGATAAAGATGCAAAATAAGAGGGTAAAAAGCAGGGTTTCATTATGAAAGTTAGTTAGCGTTTCCACCAAAACCAGTAGGAAGATCAAAATAATCGCGCGCAGATCGGCAAGGTAATAGCAGATATCCAGTAGCGATAGAAAACAAAGCGAAATAAAAATGCCAGCAACCATCGGGCTTTCGGAAAATAAAGTTATCAACGGAAAAAGCCCAAAAAAGAGATTCTCCCATTGGCTTTGTTGGGGCTTAAGTTGCGACTCCGCCAAAAAATGTTGTTCTGAAAAATCAAGATTAATTAATGAGACCATATCTTGATAAATCTGTTTATTGGTTCGAATCGCAAATTTGCGTATTTCAGCCTTCAGCCAAAATGCCGCAAAAATTGAGCACAATATCAACATACTCTACTCCATGAGATTACCCATATCAAAAATTGGTAGATACAGCCCGATAATAATAGTGCCGACAATCACTCCCATAATTAACATCAGCACAGGCTCTAACAATTGGGAGAGAATGTCTATTTGGTAATCTAGTTTATGCTGATAAATCTCGCTAATATGCTCGCCCATTTTTGCCAAATTACCGCTTTTCTCACCAATATCTATCATTTGCACCAAATCCGAGCCAAACACTGTTGGATTTATGCCTTCTGAAAATCGATAACCTTGCTTTAATAAATCCAGCATAAATTGAACTTCATATTGTAAAATTGGATCATCACTCTTTTCAGATAAAAATGAATTTAATGCCATTTCCAACGGAATATGAGCATTGAGCATCAGAGCAAGGTTTTGGCTGAAAAATATAATGCGGGAATGTGCAATAATCTTGCTAAATATAGGCATAGCAGACAGTAATCGCATTTTTAGTAGCCCCCAGAATTTAAGTTTATTTGCAAAAAACAGGAAAAAAATAACCGCTAGTAGCAGCAGAACCAGTAAACTTATTTTATGTTCTAGCAAAAAACGGGAAAGCCCAAATAGCACATCTGTAATAAAAGGTAAGCTTTTTGCCTTTGAGCCGTAAAGCTCGGCAAATTGTGGAACAATAAACACCAATAAACCGATAGAAAGTGCGAGTGAAATCACCAACACAATTACAGGATAAAATAAAATTTTCTTCACTTTTTTCGCAAGCCTTTCTGATTTCATTCGACTTTTAGCTAAATTTGTCAAAATTATACTTAGCTTCCCACTCTGCTCCCCCATTCTTATCAATTGGATTTCTTGGTTCGTAATAAATTTATCTAACTTTTGTAGCGATTGGGAAAAAGTATAGCCATGTTCAATGAATTGAATTAACTCAGCCAGCCATTGATAAAGCCGGATATTATGGCAATTTTGTAAAATCATAGATAACGCTTGTTTAAGCGGAATAGCGGAATTAACCAATAAAGCAAGTTGCGATAAAAACTGACTTACATCTTCCTTTTTTGGATTTTGCGACAGCACAAAATTACGACTGATACGAATTTGATGATATCCCTTAGCAATCAGGTAATTTTCTAACGCTATCCGACTATCTGCCAGTTGCTTGCCGTAACGTTTTTGCTGAAAACGATCAACGGCTTTCCAGTGGTATTCATAAATTTTAAGCATTCCCCAATACCCTTAAAATTTCAGCTTGATTGGTCTTTCCTGCTGCTAATTTCTCCTTTGCACTTTCCTGCAAACTTTCGAAATCTAAACAAGCGGTCATTTTTTCAAAATTTTTTGCCGTTCGACTAAACAGTTGGTAAACGCCAATTCTGCCTTTATATCCTTGATAACAATGTTCACAGCCCGCTCCACAACATTTCACACAAAGTCGTCGTAATAAACGTTGTGCCACCACTAACAAAAGTGAATTTTTTAATTCATACTCTTTTATGCCTAACTGCAATAAACGTTCAAAGGCTGAAGGAGCATCATTGGTATGTAAGGTTGAAAGCACTAAATGCCCAGTTTGTGCCGCTCTAAGAGCAATTTCTGCACTCTCCTCATCGCGAATTTCTCCTAGCATAATGACATCCGGATCTTGTCGGAGAAATGTGCGTAAAAGCTGGCTAAAATCCAGCTCAATCCCACGGTTAACTTGGGTCTGAATAACCCCCTCGATTTCAATTTCAATCGGATCTTCTGCTGTTAAAATATGCTTTTCATTACTGTTTAAATATCTCAAAGCACTATAAAGCGTGATACTTTTACCGCTCCCCGTTGGGCCGGTAACTAAAATTAAACCTTGTGGCTGCTGTAATGCGTTCAGTAAGGTGTTTTTTTGGCTTTCGCTAAAACCGAGATCCAGAAAATCAAAATGAGTAGGTTTATTTTTCTGTAATCTGAGGACGATTTTTTCACCCCAATGGGTAGGTAGTGTGGAAACACGAAAATCTAAGGTTTCCGCCAACTGTGTTTTAAAATGAAATTGTCCGTCTTGTGGCAGTCGACTTTCACTGATATCTAGTTTTGCCAATAATTTAATACGTGAAATAATGCGGCTGGATAAACTTTGTGAAAAAGTCTTATACAGATGCAAAACCCCATCAATACGCAACCTCACACGTAATTTCTCTTTTTGTGGCTCTAAATGAATATCTGAGGCATTTTTCCGTAAACAGAATTTAAAAAGGGCATCTAAAATTTGGATGATCGGGTCATGAATATCGTGTTGCTCATTTTCATTTAAGCTGTAATATTCCGCTTTTCCCTCATACATTTCTCTGTGTTGTATATTCTGCTCAGGAGAAAGAGCATTAAGTAAAAATTTTAATTCATCAGAGGAAATCAAAACAGGTTCAATTTGTTTATGTGCAATAAAAGCAAAGATCTCACAAGCGCTAAGATTTTGCATATCATCAATTGCCAGCCATAATATATTTTCATCTTCCTGCAAAGGCACAGCTAAATATCGCAATAAAATTTGCTTATCATTGCAATTTTTCTGCCATTGTTCTGCCGAGATTTCAAATAACACTTGGCTATTTAAATCGGTTACAACATATTCCATCTCAATTTCCTCAATGATTCAACTAGCCATTTGGTGTAGTTTGTGGCTTAGCAGAACAGAAATTAGCAGGAAATAAGCCGGTATCTTTGCCCGAACAACTTGCAGACCAACTAATCGTATTATTACTGTAACTCGGCGTTAAACTATAACCATATCCATTTACTGCTCCTTTTCCTGTTACTGTAATGACTCCATTAGTCACACTAATAGAACTCAAATATTTAGTTTCACTGATGGCAGTTTTATTCGCTTGAATACCATTTGAACCGCCCGAGCAGTTAGTCAATGCTCCTGTGTTATAAATACAGAGTTCGACATCAGATTTATATGAAGCTGAAGCCTGCAATAATTCAGATAACGCAGCCTTCTGTGTATATGAATTGTATGACGGAATGGCAATAGTCGCTAACATAGCAATAATCGCAATAACGATCATCAATTCAATTAAAGTAAACGCAGGTTGAAGCGGTCGAAAAAGTGTGATTTTTTGCATGATAAGTTCCCTATTAATCGAACCAACATATTGTGGCAACCAGAGTGTGCAAACTTTTCTCATCAGTTTCGAGCAGCAAAATTTAATTTTTCGATGCAGATCGAAAAAATAATATTTCCTTCTGTTTATCCATACAGTTTTATTTGCTAGAATTTTGGAAAATTCAAATGATTGAGGATTAAAAAATGGCAAAAGCACCTAAAACGGCTTATGTATGTAATGATTGTGGAGCAGAGTACTCCCGTTGGATGGGGCAATGTCGAGAATGTAAATCTTGGAATACGATCAGCGAAGTCCGCTTAATTTCGAGCAAAGAATCAACTAAATCTGACCGCTTTAGCGGATATGCAGGTGAAACCTCAGGTAAAGTGCAAACCCTTGCCGATATTAGCTTACAAGAAGTCCCCCGCTTTAGTAGTGGCTTTAATGAACTTGACCGAGTGCTAGGGGGAGGCGTTGTTCCCGGTTCTGCTATTCTTATCGGCGGCCATCCGGGTGCAGGGAAAAGTACCCTTTTACTGCAAGTGATGTGTGGATTAGCACAACAGATCCCGACTCTTTATGTAACAGGGGAAGAATCTCTACAACAGGTTGCTATGCGGGCTAATCGTTTAGGTTTGCCGACAGCGAACCTTAAAATGTTATCTGAAACCTCTGTTGAGCATATTTGTAATATTGCCGATCAAGAAAAACCAAAGATTATGGTAATTGACTCGATTCAGGTGATGCATCTTGCCGATATTCAATCCTCTCCCGGTAGCGTTTCTCAAGTACGTGAATGTGCATCCTTTCTGACCCGTTATGCAAAAACCCGCCAAGTTGCTATTATTATGGTAGGTCATGTAACAAAAGACGGCACACTTGCCGGTCCAAAAGTATTGGAGCATGCAATTGATGCCTCTTTGCTATTGGAAGGCGAAGCTGATTCCCGATTCCGTACTTTGCGTAGCCAAAAAAACCGTTTTGGTGCGGTTAATGAACTTGGTGTTTTTGCGATGACAGAACAAGGCTTACGAGAAGTAAAAAACCCCTCTGCTATTTTCTTAAGCCGCAGCGAAGAACAAACTCCAGGCAGCTCGGTCATGGTATTATGGGAAGGCACTCGACCATTGTTAGTGGAAATTCAAGCACTTGTTGATCACTCAATGCTGGCTAACCCTCGACGCGTGGCAGTTGGGTTAGATCATAACCGCCTATCACTTTTACTTGCCGTTTTACACCGCCACGGCGGGTTGCAAATGTCGGATCAAGATGTGTTTGTCAATGTGGTTGGGGGCGTGAAAGTAACAGAAACCAGTGCAGATCTGGCATTGATCTTAGCTTTAATCTCCAGCTTCCGCAATCGCCCGTTGCCCCAAGATTTAGTCATCTTTGGTGAAGTGGGGTTAGCCGGTGAAATTCGTCCGGTTACCAGCGGACAAGAACGGATTAGCGAAGCAGCCAAACACGGTTTTAGACGAGCAATTATTCCTTACGGTAATGCTCCAAAAAAACCGATTAAAGATATGGAAGTGTTCACTGTAAAAAAACTCAGTGATGCATTAGATATTTTAGGCAATCTCTAAAAAGCATAAAAAATACCGCTTAGAACCCCGATTTACAAGGTACAAGCGGTATTTTTTTATAGAAAATTTACGAATTTACAATGCTATTTGAGCGACTGCTTTTGAAAATATAGTATAGATTGATACAAACGACTAACGCATTTAATCCTGTAACCGGAATAGAGCCAATCAATAATCCATAAATTACAAAGCAGGCACAACCGACAGAATTAACCAAACGTAGCTTAATCACATCCTTCAATAAAAAGGAAATCGCTACTAATACCATTGCAACGTAACCTAAAATTTCAACATAATCCATAGGGTCTCCTTAAATTATAAAATTAAACTCTCTATATTTTAAAGATTCCTTTTTAGTTTGTATCTAGGCTAAAAAATAGCAAAGGTTTGCGTTCACATTTTTATTTTTAATTGCTGAGTAATTGAACACTATTTCCTTTTCAACAACATAAAACGGCAACGATAAGAGTTGTTTTCATCTACTTCTGACCATGTTTCGTTAACCAGTTGCCAATTTTCTTCATCAAATTCAAAGAAGGTATCGCCCTCAATCTCTGCTTGAATTTCAGTCAAATAAAGGGTATCTGCCGTTGGCATTGCCTGTTTGAACAACTCACCGCCGCCGATAATCACAATTTCTTCACTATTTGCAAAACTTTTTGCTAATTCGACCGCTTGTTCAATAGACTTTGCCGTATAAGCACCTTCTACTGCAAAATCTGAACGGGAAAGAATAATATTCGGGCGTTTCGGCAATAAACGTCCGATAGACTCATAAGTTTTTCGCCCCATAATCACCGGCTTACCGACTGTATTTTGACGAAACCATGCTAAATCTACCGGTAAATGCCACGGCATTTGGTTATCTTTACCAATAACCTTATTTTGCGTTCTTGCCACAATAACACTAATTTTCATTTTATCTCCATTTTATGGCGTATTAGCTTCATTTTATATCAAATTAAACGTGATTTTACACCTTAAAAATGATAATTTTGACAGCATTATTTTTTAGATGAAAGTGAATGGATTATGTCAAAAACGATTGTGATTAAATTTGGAACCAGCACACTTACCCACGGCACAAAAAGTTTAAGCCGTCCGTATATGTTAGAATTAGTGAAACAGATTGCCGAACTACACAAATACCACCGAGTGATCGTAGTAACATCGGGAGCCGCCGCCGCTGGCCGTGATTATTTAGGTCACCCTGAATTGCCTAAAACACTTGCCTCAAAACAAATGTTAGCGGCTGTTGGACAAAGTCAGTTAATTCGAGTTTGGGAAAATTTATTTGATATTTATAATATTCATATTGGGCAGATGTTACTCACCCGAGCAGATTTGGACGATCGTGAGCGTTTTTTAAATGCCCGCGATACACTAGATGCCCTACTCGCTCAAAAAATTATCCCTGTGATTAATGAAAACGATGCGGTCGCTACCGAAGAGTTTAAAGTTGGCGATAACGATAACCTCTCTGCCCTTGTTGCGATTCTGGCACAAGCAGATCAACTCTATTTATTAACTGACCAAGAAGGCTTATTTAGTGCCGACCCCCGCTCTAATCCTGATGCAAAATTGCTCTCGGTGGTTGAAAAAATCACCCCTGAAATCCGCCAAATTGCCGGAGGTAGTTCAACCGGCTTAGGTACTGGGGGAATGAGTACCAAAATTACTGCTGCCGATATAGCTACCCGCTCAGGGGTTGAAACGATTATCGCCTCAGGATCTAGAGCGAATGTTTTAGTAGATTTGGCTAAAGGTGAAGCTATCGGTAGTAAATTTTTAGTACAATCTGACCGCTTGGAAGGCAGAAAACGTTGGTTATTTGCCGCTCCACAAGTAGGCGAAATCGTAGTCGATCTTGGAGCAGAAAAAGCCTTGCTTCAACACAAATCACTACTGCCTGTTGGGGTTTCGCAAATCAAAGGAGAATTTACCCGAGGCGAGGTGATCAAAATTTTTAATCAAGAAGGAAAAGCAATTGCTTTAGGTATTGCCCGTTATAGCAGCGAAGCCTTGTTGCGAATTAAAGGCAAGAAATCGAAAGAGATCGAATCTCTGCTTGGCTATGAATTTGGTTCGGTTGCTGTGCATAGTGACGAAATGGTGGTGTACTAATGGAATTAGGAATGAATATTTTAGCCATCTTATTTGCTGTAGGTATGCTAGCCGGCTTTATTGATGCTATTGCCGGTGGCGGTGGCTTACTGACTATTCCGGCATTAATGGCTGCCGGTCTTCCTCCTGCAATGGCTTTAGGCACAAATAAACTACAAGCCTGTGGAGGTTCTTTTTCCTCCTCTTTTTATTTTATTCGTAAGAAAGCGGTCAATTTAAAGCAAATTTGGTATCTCATTTTATTTACCTTTATAGGTTCAGCTGCCGGCACGGTTTTCGTACAGCATATTGATGTGGAATTTCTAAAAAAATTACTGCCTTTTTTAATTTTAATTATCGGAATCTATTTTTTATTTAGCCCGACTATTGGCGATGAAGATCGAAAACAAAGAATAAGTCTTTCGGTGTTTGCTTTTGTGGCTGCGGCACTTGGCTTTTATGATGGAATGTTTGGGCCCGCAGCCGGCTCTTTTATGACACTTGCCTTTATTTTGCTGCTTGGTTTTAACCTATCAAAATCGGTTGCCCATGCAAAAGTAATTAATTTTACCTCTAATTTTGCATCGCTGATTTTCTTTACTCTTGGTGGTGCAGTCGTCTGGAAAGTCGGCTTAATTATGATGGTAGGTCAATTTATCGGTGGCACCTTAGGGGCTAAAATGGTGATGACCAAAGGTAAACAGTTAATCCGCCCAATGCTAGTGACGATGTCGTTTGCGATGGTGGCAAAAATGCTCTACGAACAAGGAATTTTTAACTAAATGAATAAAGCAAAACGTGTTGAAATTTTAACTCGCTTACGCAATGAAAACCCACACCCAACAACGGAATTAAACTATAGCAATCCATTTGAATTGTTGATTGCCGTGATTCTTTCTGCTCAAGCAACAGACAAAGGAGTAAATAAAGCCACCGACAAATTATTCCCTGTAGCAAATACACCACAAGCAATTTTAGATCTAGGCTTAGACGGCTTAAAAGAGTACATAAAAACTATCGGGCTATTTAACAGCAAGGCGGAAAATATTATCAAAACCTGCCGAGATTTAATTGAAAAGCATAACGGCGAAGTGCCGGAAGACCGAGAAGCTCTTGAAGCCCTTGCCGGTGTGGGCAGAAAAACCGCCAATGTGGTGATGAATACCGCTTTCGGGCATCCAACTATTGCAGTGGATACTCATATTTTCCGTGTTGCCAACCGCACTAATTTCGCTCCCGGCAAAAATGTAGTGCAGGTGGAAGAAAAACTACTTAAAGTCGTCCCCGATGAATTTAAGGTGGATGTTCATCATTGGTTGATTTTACACGGTCGCTACACCTGTGTTGCCCGTAAGCCCCGCTGCGGCTCGTGCATTATTGAAGATTTATGTGAATTTAAAGAAAAAACCGATATGTAAGCGGTCATATTTTTAGAGAATTTTGCAAATGGATATCTATTTAGTCGGCGGTGCGGTTCGAGACCAACTGCTTGGTCTGGATGTGAAAGACCGTGATTTTCTGGTGGTGGGGGCAACTGCCGAGCAATTAACCGCTCAAGGGTTTCAACAAGTCGGGGCAGATTTCCCGGTCTTTCTGCACCCTGAAACCAAAGAAGAATACGCCCTTGCCCGCCAAGAACGCAAAAATGGCAATGGCTACAACGGTTTTATTTGCGATTTCTCGTCTGAGGTCACCCTTGAGCAGGATTTAATCCGCCGCGATCTCAC is a genomic window containing:
- a CDS encoding type II secretion system F family protein; translation: MLKIYEYHWKAVDRFQQKRYGKQLADSRIALENYLIAKGYHQIRISRNFVLSQNPKKEDVSQFLSQLALLVNSAIPLKQALSMILQNCHNIRLYQWLAELIQFIEHGYTFSQSLQKLDKFITNQEIQLIRMGEQSGKLSIILTNLAKSRMKSERLAKKVKKILFYPVIVLVISLALSIGLLVFIVPQFAELYGSKAKSLPFITDVLFGLSRFLLEHKISLLVLLLLAVIFFLFFANKLKFWGLLKMRLLSAMPIFSKIIAHSRIIFFSQNLALMLNAHIPLEMALNSFLSEKSDDPILQYEVQFMLDLLKQGYRFSEGINPTVFGSDLVQMIDIGEKSGNLAKMGEHISEIYQHKLDYQIDILSQLLEPVLMLIMGVIVGTIIIGLYLPIFDMGNLME
- the yacG gene encoding DNA gyrase inhibitor YacG, whose translation is MSETIVNCPTCEKAVVWNRESKYRPFCSERCQLIDLGDWAAEKHTIASVEDEVFSEELERY
- a CDS encoding YgjV family protein → MDYVEILGYVAMVLVAISFLLKDVIKLRLVNSVGCACFVIYGLLIGSIPVTGLNALVVCINLYYIFKSSRSNSIVNS
- the radA gene encoding DNA repair protein RadA; the protein is MAKAPKTAYVCNDCGAEYSRWMGQCRECKSWNTISEVRLISSKESTKSDRFSGYAGETSGKVQTLADISLQEVPRFSSGFNELDRVLGGGVVPGSAILIGGHPGAGKSTLLLQVMCGLAQQIPTLYVTGEESLQQVAMRANRLGLPTANLKMLSETSVEHICNIADQEKPKIMVIDSIQVMHLADIQSSPGSVSQVRECASFLTRYAKTRQVAIIMVGHVTKDGTLAGPKVLEHAIDASLLLEGEADSRFRTLRSQKNRFGAVNELGVFAMTEQGLREVKNPSAIFLSRSEEQTPGSSVMVLWEGTRPLLVEIQALVDHSMLANPRRVAVGLDHNRLSLLLAVLHRHGGLQMSDQDVFVNVVGGVKVTETSADLALILALISSFRNRPLPQDLVIFGEVGLAGEIRPVTSGQERISEAAKHGFRRAIIPYGNAPKKPIKDMEVFTVKKLSDALDILGNL
- a CDS encoding pilin, which translates into the protein MQKITLFRPLQPAFTLIELMIVIAIIAMLATIAIPSYNSYTQKAALSELLQASASYKSDVELCIYNTGALTNCSGGSNGIQANKTAISETKYLSSISVTNGVITVTGKGAVNGYGYSLTPSYSNNTISWSASCSGKDTGLFPANFCSAKPQTTPNG
- the holA gene encoding DNA polymerase III subunit delta, encoding MQKIFPETIQLTLEKGLQPFYLLTGSDLLLVNESKDLIIQSARSQGFDEKQEVNINNETNWEALFESAQSIGLFFTRQIIVFNFPESPTSTQFKQLAEFCALSHSDLILIIHLPKFSKTMEKQAWFNQIEPQLIQINCQTPEIGKLPQWLSNRSKAMNLSLENEANQLLCYSYEGNLLALKQALQLLQLRFPDGKINLNRAQEIVEHSAQFTPFQWIDALFEGKIGRAQRILQHLQNEDVQAVVLLRIVQKELMILLEITRSPAPINASNQPLFSGNLRQEFDRLKIWQNRRPFYTQVVQRLSYKKLYALIQQLAELERKVKQEFSDEIWQELARFSANFA
- the coaE gene encoding dephospho-CoA kinase (Dephospho-CoA kinase (CoaE) performs the final step in coenzyme A biosynthesis.); this encodes MSYVVGLTGGIGSGKTTVSNLFAELGVEIIDADIIARQVVEKGSPLLAKIAEHFGQQILTTEKELNRTALRQIVFNNEAEKTWLNNLLHPAIREEMVKKLAESTACYVIWVVPLLIENKLTEFCDRILVVDVLPEIQLERAAKRDQNKIETIQKIIAAQVSREERLSYADDIIENNEPLEQGLVKIQQQVEALHQQYLEFAKNKEPQCQKQ
- the folA gene encoding type 3 dihydrofolate reductase, with product MKISVIVARTQNKVIGKDNQMPWHLPVDLAWFRQNTVGKPVIMGRKTYESIGRLLPKRPNIILSRSDFAVEGAYTAKSIEQAVELAKSFANSEEIVIIGGGELFKQAMPTADTLYLTEIQAEIEGDTFFEFDEENWQLVNETWSEVDENNSYRCRFMLLKRK
- a CDS encoding GspE/PulE family protein; protein product: MEYVVTDLNSQVLFEISAEQWQKNCNDKQILLRYLAVPLQEDENILWLAIDDMQNLSACEIFAFIAHKQIEPVLISSDELKFLLNALSPEQNIQHREMYEGKAEYYSLNENEQHDIHDPIIQILDALFKFCLRKNASDIHLEPQKEKLRVRLRIDGVLHLYKTFSQSLSSRIISRIKLLAKLDISESRLPQDGQFHFKTQLAETLDFRVSTLPTHWGEKIVLRLQKNKPTHFDFLDLGFSESQKNTLLNALQQPQGLILVTGPTGSGKSITLYSALRYLNSNEKHILTAEDPIEIEIEGVIQTQVNRGIELDFSQLLRTFLRQDPDVIMLGEIRDEESAEIALRAAQTGHLVLSTLHTNDAPSAFERLLQLGIKEYELKNSLLLVVAQRLLRRLCVKCCGAGCEHCYQGYKGRIGVYQLFSRTAKNFEKMTACLDFESLQESAKEKLAAGKTNQAEILRVLGNA
- a CDS encoding prepilin peptidase; the protein is MLILCSIFAAFWLKAEIRKFAIRTNKQIYQDMVSLINLDFSEQHFLAESQLKPQQSQWENLFFGLFPLITLFSESPMVAGIFISLCFLSLLDICYYLADLRAIILIFLLVLVETLTNFHNETLLFTLLFCIFITIFSQIMFKKETFGSGDMLLLCALSPLFESEKMLLLMLIASLFGIFTYGLYWRWHKKKLEKLPFIPFISVATVIVYLT
- the proB gene encoding glutamate 5-kinase — encoded protein: MSKTIVIKFGTSTLTHGTKSLSRPYMLELVKQIAELHKYHRVIVVTSGAAAAGRDYLGHPELPKTLASKQMLAAVGQSQLIRVWENLFDIYNIHIGQMLLTRADLDDRERFLNARDTLDALLAQKIIPVINENDAVATEEFKVGDNDNLSALVAILAQADQLYLLTDQEGLFSADPRSNPDAKLLSVVEKITPEIRQIAGGSSTGLGTGGMSTKITAADIATRSGVETIIASGSRANVLVDLAKGEAIGSKFLVQSDRLEGRKRWLFAAPQVGEIVVDLGAEKALLQHKSLLPVGVSQIKGEFTRGEVIKIFNQEGKAIALGIARYSSEALLRIKGKKSKEIESLLGYEFGSVAVHSDEMVVY
- a CDS encoding type II toxin-antitoxin system RelE/ParE family toxin, which produces MKELNLDDPTFKWELLVTDCFYFWLCEQDKGTKNCILSALERLRLFGPYLARPYADHIKGSNYKNMKELRVQYQGKVIRAFFAFDPLRKAIVLCAGDKSNDKLFYEKMLKLADKEFKNYLASLEE
- a CDS encoding TSUP family transporter is translated as MELGMNILAILFAVGMLAGFIDAIAGGGGLLTIPALMAAGLPPAMALGTNKLQACGGSFSSSFYFIRKKAVNLKQIWYLILFTFIGSAAGTVFVQHIDVEFLKKLLPFLILIIGIYFLFSPTIGDEDRKQRISLSVFAFVAAALGFYDGMFGPAAGSFMTLAFILLLGFNLSKSVAHAKVINFTSNFASLIFFTLGGAVVWKVGLIMMVGQFIGGTLGAKMVMTKGKQLIRPMLVTMSFAMVAKMLYEQGIFN
- a CDS encoding helix-turn-helix domain-containing protein, producing MANKLRTLDEVIAELPQDQQDEIHRMAEELILEAGLSMLREDLEISQKELAKALGVSQPAVVQMEQRGNDIKLSTLKRYVEAMGGKLSLAVQMPTGNSRIFRI